A single genomic interval of Armigeres subalbatus isolate Guangzhou_Male chromosome 1, GZ_Asu_2, whole genome shotgun sequence harbors:
- the LOC134221014 gene encoding uncharacterized protein LOC134221014 isoform X2: MEIENLEKMTPLSELQAELVDLHTKMQSFVEDIGRDAQVEANARVESNCKDLFAELEYKKVWEESLPHLVNPDRLGENSLPQELVDLYRKERELQRVMTGHRDAIQQMLNETVNTRWADIDSARRRATALRQQYLQKRAEEERIRVSIQQDRENVAKRMDKLMKLLDEMKQRKIRQDAKQVELKQESKRLDDELDRLVKELNALKTVT, translated from the exons ATGGAAATTGAAAATCTGGAGAAAATGACACCGCTTTCGGAGCTG CAAGCCGAACTGGTTGATCTCCATACAAAAATGCAATCTTTCGTTGAGGACATTGGTCGAGATGCCCAAGTGGAGGCGAACGCTAGAGTAGAATCGAACTGTAAAG ATTTATTTGCTGAGCTCGAATACAAAAAGGTCTGGGAAGAAAGTTTGCCCCACTTGGTGAATCCGGACCGCCTCGGTGAAAATAGCCTTCCCCAAGAGCTGGTAGATCTTTACCGGAAGGAACGGGAACTGCAACGCGTAATGACAGGGCACCGCGATGCGATTCAACAGATGTTGAACGAGACA GTTAACACCAGATGGGCGGACATTGACTCGGCAAGACGTAGGGCTACCGCTTTGCGGCAGCAATACCTACAGAAAAGGGCCGAAGAGGAAAGGATTCGAGTTTCGATTCAACAGGACCGCGAAAATGTAGCGAAGAGAATGGACAAGCTGATGAAGCTATTGGACGAAATGAA gcaacgtAAAATACGCCAAGATGCCAAACAGGTAGAACTGAAACAGGAGTCCAAGCGACTTGATGATGAACTGGATCGTTTAGTGAAAGAGCTGAACGCTTTGAAGACAG
- the LOC134220969 gene encoding uncharacterized protein LOC134220969 isoform X2 yields MLDQQPSAPPLDQVGNYDIYSQLQMVADNYTNFVPPAVQLEDSQAVMGFTFPLASENDIDRLEMAVQQSSLIRGQYVQFLNLAKPIQMTIVQSFNKFFSDHSMTNFSYYGVERAEYPKTPKKSMKKYNVFTVCMLEAWQSHGITSISLVEQLKKAIYHISRRRYTRNQVLKKKMRLLEGI; encoded by the exons ATGCTTGATCAACAACCGTCCGCTCCACCCCTGGATCAAGTTGGCAACTACGACATCTACTCCCAGCTGCAGATGGTTGCCGATAACTACACAAACTTTGTCCCACCAGCGGTTCAGCTGGAGGACTCCCAAGCTGTGATGGGCTTTACATTCCCACTGGCCTCCGAGAACGATATCGATCGGTTGGAGATGGCCGTGCAACAGAGCAGCCTAATACGGGGGCAATAT GTGCAATTTCTTAACTTGGCAAAGCCAATCCAGATGACTATCGTTCAGTCGTTTAATAAGTTTTTCTCGGACCATTCGATGACCAATTTCAGCTACTATGGTGTCGAACGTGCCGAGTATCCTAAGACCCCGAAAAAGTCCATGAAAAAGTACAACGTTTTCACGGTCTGCATGTTAG AAGCGTGGCAATCTCACGGGATAACCAGTATTAGCCTAGTAGAACAGTTGAAAAAGGCAATTTATCACATTAGTCGGCGACGTTATACTCGAAATCAGGTGCTCAAGAAGAAGATGCGACTTCTAGAAGGGATTTGA
- the LOC134220969 gene encoding uncharacterized protein LOC134220969 isoform X1 codes for MEKRFVSLLKWFNGLTEEVHKIMMGKRPSVMLNGQNILWCKLNVGRWLDGPNKTVKVRNLHTMLDQQPSAPPLDQVGNYDIYSQLQMVADNYTNFVPPAVQLEDSQAVMGFTFPLASENDIDRLEMAVQQSSLIRGQYVQFLNLAKPIQMTIVQSFNKFFSDHSMTNFSYYGVERAEYPKTPKKSMKKYNVFTVCMLEAWQSHGITSISLVEQLKKAIYHISRRRYTRNQVLKKKMRLLEGI; via the exons ATGGAGAAGAGATTCGTTTCTCTGTTGAAGTGGTTTAATGGGTTGACTGAAGAGGTTCACAAAATCATGATGGGAAAGCGGCCCAGTGTAATGTTGAATGGTCAGAATATATTATGGTGTAAACTCAACGTCGGGAGATGGTTGGATG GACCCAATAAAACAGTTAAAGTGAGAAATCTACATACCATGCTTGATCAACAACCGTCCGCTCCACCCCTGGATCAAGTTGGCAACTACGACATCTACTCCCAGCTGCAGATGGTTGCCGATAACTACACAAACTTTGTCCCACCAGCGGTTCAGCTGGAGGACTCCCAAGCTGTGATGGGCTTTACATTCCCACTGGCCTCCGAGAACGATATCGATCGGTTGGAGATGGCCGTGCAACAGAGCAGCCTAATACGGGGGCAATAT GTGCAATTTCTTAACTTGGCAAAGCCAATCCAGATGACTATCGTTCAGTCGTTTAATAAGTTTTTCTCGGACCATTCGATGACCAATTTCAGCTACTATGGTGTCGAACGTGCCGAGTATCCTAAGACCCCGAAAAAGTCCATGAAAAAGTACAACGTTTTCACGGTCTGCATGTTAG AAGCGTGGCAATCTCACGGGATAACCAGTATTAGCCTAGTAGAACAGTTGAAAAAGGCAATTTATCACATTAGTCGGCGACGTTATACTCGAAATCAGGTGCTCAAGAAGAAGATGCGACTTCTAGAAGGGATTTGA
- the LOC134221014 gene encoding uncharacterized protein LOC134221014 isoform X1 → MEIENLEKMTPLSELQAELVDLHTKMQSFVEDIGRDAQVEANARVESNCKDLFAELEYKKVWEESLPHLVNPDRLGENSLPQELVDLYRKERELQRVMTGHRDAIQQMLNETVNTRWADIDSARRRATALRQQYLQKRAEEERIRVSIQQDRENVAKRMDKLMKLLDEMKQRKIRQDAKQVELKQESKRLDDELDRLVKELNALKTGNNTL, encoded by the exons ATGGAAATTGAAAATCTGGAGAAAATGACACCGCTTTCGGAGCTG CAAGCCGAACTGGTTGATCTCCATACAAAAATGCAATCTTTCGTTGAGGACATTGGTCGAGATGCCCAAGTGGAGGCGAACGCTAGAGTAGAATCGAACTGTAAAG ATTTATTTGCTGAGCTCGAATACAAAAAGGTCTGGGAAGAAAGTTTGCCCCACTTGGTGAATCCGGACCGCCTCGGTGAAAATAGCCTTCCCCAAGAGCTGGTAGATCTTTACCGGAAGGAACGGGAACTGCAACGCGTAATGACAGGGCACCGCGATGCGATTCAACAGATGTTGAACGAGACA GTTAACACCAGATGGGCGGACATTGACTCGGCAAGACGTAGGGCTACCGCTTTGCGGCAGCAATACCTACAGAAAAGGGCCGAAGAGGAAAGGATTCGAGTTTCGATTCAACAGGACCGCGAAAATGTAGCGAAGAGAATGGACAAGCTGATGAAGCTATTGGACGAAATGAA gcaacgtAAAATACGCCAAGATGCCAAACAGGTAGAACTGAAACAGGAGTCCAAGCGACTTGATGATGAACTGGATCGTTTAGTGAAAGAGCTGAACGCTTTGAAGACAGGTAACAATACGCTGTAG